In a genomic window of Campylobacter concisus:
- a CDS encoding heavy-metal-associated domain-containing protein, which produces MRKILVLALLTLSCYADKKIEISVPSMHCPLCTAIVRKAALSVEGVKKADVSLKERKAVVIADDKLDEKELLKAVDATGYKGVIK; this is translated from the coding sequence ATGCGTAAAATTTTAGTTTTAGCCCTTCTTACACTTAGTTGCTACGCTGATAAAAAGATAGAAATTTCAGTACCTAGCATGCACTGCCCGCTTTGTACGGCGATAGTAAGAAAGGCTGCTCTTAGCGTTGAGGGCGTAAAAAAGGCAGATGTATCGCTAAAAGAGCGAAAAGCTGTTGTTATAGCAGATGATAAGCTCGATGAAAAAGAGCTTTTAAAAGCAGTCGATGCGACTGGCTATAAGGGCGTGATAAAATAA
- a CDS encoding tetratricopeptide repeat protein has translation MKKILVLAAAVFALNAMANENLDKANELYTKKNFNEAYLYFNKACGEGEKKACTMNAIMLFNGDGVAKDRVQAEKIFTKMCDENEGMACEKLGEMIAYGLVKDKDANEAKNEEKAKALFKKACDNGYQPACDFVAK, from the coding sequence ATGAAGAAAATTTTAGTTTTAGCGGCGGCAGTTTTTGCGTTAAATGCTATGGCAAATGAAAATTTAGACAAGGCAAATGAGCTTTATACAAAGAAAAATTTTAATGAAGCTTATCTTTATTTTAATAAGGCTTGTGGAGAGGGCGAGAAAAAAGCTTGCACGATGAATGCGATCATGCTATTTAACGGCGACGGCGTAGCAAAAGATAGAGTCCAGGCTGAGAAAATTTTTACAAAAATGTGTGACGAAAATGAGGGCATGGCTTGCGAAAAACTAGGCGAAATGATCGCTTATGGCCTTGTAAAAGATAAAGACGCAAATGAAGCAAAGAACGAAGAAAAAGCAAAGGCTTTATTTAAAAAAGCTTGTGATAACGGCTACCAACCAGCTTGTGACTTCGTAGCAAAATAA
- a CDS encoding dihydroorotase: MKIAIINGTIVNSDEKFKANILIENGKIAKIGGEKFEADKVIDATNKLVMPGLIDMHVHFRDPGQEYKDDIISGSQAAVAGGVTTCLCMANTNPVNDNASITRAMIEKAKNCGLIDLLPIAAISKGLGGNEIVEMGDLIDAGAVAFSDDGLPVTSSSVMRAALEYSSMFNSFCISHSEDCSLCRQGVMHEGKVSAILGLRGMAREKEEIAVSRDMLLAKLTKAHIHIAHVSSEYSLKIIEMGKKEGINITCEATPHHFSFSDDEILKNAYDTNFKMSPPLREISDVKAVREALKSGLIDVIATDHAPHHTDEKIVEFDKAPFGIIGLQTLVPLTLKLVNEGVISLERMVELTSTNAAKMLNLKDKGRLAEGMLADIAVIDPEIEYIYDEKINRSKSVNSPLFGKKLKGAATTTIKSGKIVYEFGE, translated from the coding sequence ATGAAAATAGCAATAATTAACGGCACTATCGTAAATAGCGACGAGAAATTTAAGGCAAATATCCTAATAGAAAACGGCAAAATAGCCAAAATCGGAGGTGAGAAATTTGAGGCTGATAAGGTCATAGACGCTACAAATAAGCTCGTCATGCCAGGACTTATCGACATGCACGTGCATTTTCGCGATCCTGGGCAAGAGTATAAAGATGACATCATCTCAGGCTCGCAGGCAGCGGTGGCTGGAGGAGTGACCACCTGCCTTTGCATGGCGAACACAAATCCAGTAAATGACAATGCCTCTATCACAAGGGCGATGATAGAAAAAGCTAAAAATTGCGGACTAATCGATCTTTTACCAATCGCAGCCATTAGCAAAGGGCTTGGCGGCAACGAGATCGTTGAAATGGGCGATCTTATAGATGCTGGCGCAGTTGCATTTAGTGATGATGGCTTGCCAGTTACAAGCTCAAGCGTGATGAGAGCGGCACTTGAGTATTCAAGCATGTTTAACAGCTTTTGCATAAGCCACTCAGAGGACTGCTCACTTTGCAGACAGGGCGTCATGCACGAGGGCAAGGTCTCAGCCATACTTGGACTTCGTGGCATGGCAAGAGAGAAAGAGGAGATTGCAGTGAGCCGTGATATGCTGCTTGCAAAGCTCACCAAAGCGCACATCCACATCGCTCACGTAAGCTCGGAGTACTCGCTAAAGATCATCGAAATGGGCAAAAAAGAGGGTATAAATATCACTTGCGAGGCCACACCTCACCACTTTAGCTTTAGCGACGATGAAATTTTGAAAAATGCCTACGATACAAATTTTAAAATGTCGCCGCCACTTCGTGAGATAAGCGACGTAAAAGCGGTAAGAGAGGCGCTAAAAAGCGGTCTTATAGACGTTATCGCCACCGATCATGCCCCGCACCATACGGACGAAAAGATAGTGGAATTTGACAAGGCGCCATTTGGCATCATCGGACTTCAAACCCTTGTGCCACTCACTCTTAAGCTCGTAAATGAGGGCGTCATAAGCCTAGAGCGCATGGTCGAGCTAACATCTACAAATGCGGCTAAGATGCTAAATTTAAAAGATAAAGGCAGGCTTGCTGAGGGCATGCTAGCTGACATCGCAGTGATAGACCCTGAGATCGAGTATATCTACGACGAGAAAATAAACCGCTCAAAATCGGTAAATTCTCCGCTTTTTGGTAAAAAACTAAAAGGCGCAGCGACTACCACGATAAAAAGTGGCAAGATAGTTTATGAGTTTGGAGAATAA
- a CDS encoding aspartate carbamoyltransferase catalytic subunit codes for MGYKHKDLIGTRELSKEEILYFLEAAKEFKELNLSQVKKNDYLRGKTTINAFYENSTRTRTSFEIAAKRLGADTINFSSSSSSVTKGESLNDTMNNMAAMRTDIIVLRHPSSGAAKFAADRTEASVVNAGDGTNEHPSQALLDLFTLREHGKILDKNLNVAIIGDIARSRVARSDIWAMKKFGINLKLFAPRMMMPKDAEVFESQICKNMEEACDGSDVIIMLRIQLERGGADVAFPSSREYSKFFGLNKNRIKLAKPDAIVLHPGPINRGVELNSDVADGTHSVILNQVENGVAIRMAILNTLAKNRD; via the coding sequence ATGGGCTACAAACATAAAGATTTGATAGGAACTAGAGAGCTTAGCAAAGAAGAAATTTTATACTTTTTAGAGGCGGCGAAAGAGTTTAAGGAGCTAAATTTAAGCCAAGTGAAAAAAAATGACTATCTTCGCGGAAAGACCACGATCAACGCATTTTATGAAAACTCGACAAGAACTAGGACATCCTTTGAGATCGCAGCAAAGAGGCTTGGGGCTGATACGATAAATTTCAGCTCATCAAGCTCTAGTGTGACAAAGGGCGAGAGCCTAAATGACACGATGAATAACATGGCTGCTATGAGAACCGACATCATCGTGCTTCGTCACCCAAGCTCTGGGGCGGCGAAATTTGCAGCTGACAGGACAGAGGCTAGCGTCGTAAATGCAGGGGACGGCACAAATGAGCACCCAAGCCAAGCTCTGCTTGATCTTTTCACGCTAAGAGAGCACGGTAAAATTTTAGATAAAAATTTAAACGTGGCGATCATCGGCGATATCGCTAGAAGCCGCGTGGCAAGGTCTGACATCTGGGCGATGAAGAAATTTGGCATAAATTTAAAGCTCTTTGCGCCAAGGATGATGATGCCAAAAGATGCTGAGGTCTTTGAGTCTCAAATTTGCAAAAATATGGAGGAGGCCTGCGATGGTAGCGACGTCATCATCATGCTTCGCATCCAGCTAGAGCGTGGCGGTGCGGATGTGGCATTTCCAAGCTCGAGAGAGTACTCGAAATTTTTTGGACTAAATAAAAATAGGATAAAGCTAGCAAAGCCTGACGCGATCGTACTGCACCCAGGACCGATAAATAGGGGTGTGGAGTTAAACTCAGACGTGGCTGATGGCACGCACTCAGTCATACTAAATCAAGTTGAAAACGGCGTTGCTATAAGAATGGCGATACTAAATACGCTTGCAAAAAATAGGGACTAA
- a CDS encoding M28 family peptidase, whose amino-acid sequence MSKSEILKKFETLAAIPHCSYETDKMRDFLASYAKDKGCEVAVDSFGNIHAFKGKPKICLQSHYDMVCMGDAPKIEIVYGDDGYMRAKNSSLGTDNGIGVAIMMQMISEFDDIECLFTNNEEVGMIGATGFSGDLKANKLLNLDSEEDDRVTIGCAGGVNLFATISLNSKKTKESTIYEVKVSGLPGGHSGNEIHKNIPNAIKVLAAFMAKNGCKLVKFEGGERSNSIPSGATALVLSDKELKSECENLSVKKLGMGDEILENGEKILALINSFSQGVRAYNCELGIPQDSVNLSLVKIKDDDMLEVEFFARSMSKDGLNRMEFEISELAKALGFEVIAKDRNPAWKPINDKFANDILEELKIYKLNARITAVHAGLECGVLLEKKAGLSACSIGPNIHSPHSTRECCEVESALFIEKVVRGIIKKYNS is encoded by the coding sequence ATGTCAAAGAGTGAAATTTTAAAGAAATTTGAGACACTTGCTGCGATACCACACTGCAGTTATGAGACTGATAAGATGCGTGATTTTCTAGCTAGCTATGCAAAAGATAAGGGCTGTGAGGTCGCGGTCGATAGCTTTGGCAACATTCACGCGTTTAAAGGCAAGCCAAAAATTTGCTTACAAAGCCACTACGATATGGTCTGTATGGGCGATGCTCCAAAGATCGAAATAGTTTACGGCGATGATGGCTACATGAGGGCTAAAAACTCATCTTTAGGCACAGATAACGGCATAGGCGTGGCTATCATGATGCAGATGATAAGCGAATTTGACGACATTGAGTGCCTCTTTACAAACAACGAAGAAGTCGGCATGATCGGAGCCACTGGCTTTAGTGGCGATCTCAAAGCCAATAAGCTTTTAAATTTAGACAGCGAAGAAGACGACCGCGTCACTATCGGCTGCGCTGGCGGTGTAAATTTATTTGCCACTATCTCGCTTAATAGCAAAAAAACAAAAGAGAGCACGATTTATGAAGTAAAAGTAAGTGGGCTTCCTGGCGGACACTCTGGCAACGAGATACATAAAAATATCCCAAATGCGATCAAGGTTTTGGCGGCATTTATGGCCAAAAATGGCTGTAAGCTTGTCAAATTTGAAGGTGGCGAGCGAAGCAACTCTATCCCAAGTGGCGCAACTGCACTGGTTCTAAGCGATAAAGAGCTAAAAAGTGAGTGTGAAAATTTAAGTGTGAAAAAGCTTGGCATGGGAGATGAAATTTTAGAAAATGGCGAGAAAATTTTAGCACTAATCAATTCATTTTCACAAGGCGTAAGAGCCTACAACTGCGAGCTAGGCATACCACAAGATAGCGTAAACCTCTCACTTGTAAAGATCAAAGATGATGACATGCTTGAAGTGGAGTTTTTTGCAAGGTCAATGAGCAAAGATGGGCTAAATAGAATGGAATTTGAAATTTCTGAGCTTGCAAAAGCGCTTGGCTTTGAGGTCATCGCAAAAGATAGAAATCCTGCTTGGAAGCCTATAAATGATAAATTTGCAAACGACATCCTAGAGGAGCTAAAAATTTATAAGCTAAATGCAAGGATAACAGCCGTTCACGCCGGACTCGAATGTGGCGTGCTTTTGGAGAAAAAAGCGGGTCTTAGCGCTTGCTCAATAGGACCAAACATCCACTCGCCTCACTCAACAAGAGAGTGCTGCGAGGTTGAATCTGCACTTTTTATAGAAAAAGTCGTTCGCGGTATCATCAAAAAATACAACTCATAA
- a CDS encoding transglutaminase-like domain-containing protein, with product MQRRDFFKFSSFLGAASLLPNVTLASDEPANPVVRNFDVNFKHQLLEKGKNSKIWLPLPLSTTYQQLTQDYVINTTAKNVYISDTLIPTMYADFEENEQRPILNVQFKIQTTERNTDFSKVNFDPNEKVDPAILEFLKPTSHIPTDGVVRAKALEIIGNTKGDLERAKAIYTWVANTMQRDNSILGCGTGDVKAILESGKLVGKCTDINSVFVGLCRSVGIPAREIFGIRVGQSRFSDQMGSAKDGVAKISGGQHCRAEFYLKGYGWIPVDPADVTKVRLGEKLTNDDAKIVAVRDYCFGNWEMCWIGFNYGRDFILKPTPEQTPLNNFGYPYAEVDGNTQNYYSPKEFSYDYVSIELK from the coding sequence ATGCAAAGAAGAGATTTTTTTAAATTCAGTAGTTTTTTAGGTGCAGCAAGTCTGCTTCCAAATGTCACTCTAGCTAGCGACGAGCCAGCAAACCCAGTGGTTAGAAATTTCGACGTAAATTTCAAACACCAGCTGCTCGAAAAAGGCAAAAACTCAAAAATTTGGTTACCACTCCCACTAAGCACCACTTATCAGCAACTAACCCAAGACTACGTCATAAACACAACCGCTAAAAACGTCTATATTTCAGATACGCTAATACCTACAATGTATGCTGATTTTGAAGAAAACGAGCAAAGACCTATCTTAAATGTGCAGTTTAAAATTCAAACAACAGAGCGTAACACTGACTTTAGCAAGGTAAATTTCGATCCAAACGAGAAGGTCGATCCTGCGATTTTGGAGTTTTTAAAACCAACTTCACACATCCCAACTGACGGCGTCGTAAGAGCAAAAGCGCTAGAGATTATCGGCAATACTAAAGGCGATTTGGAGCGCGCAAAAGCGATCTATACGTGGGTTGCAAACACTATGCAGCGTGATAACAGCATCCTTGGATGTGGCACAGGCGACGTTAAAGCCATCCTAGAAAGTGGCAAACTAGTTGGTAAATGCACCGATATAAACTCAGTTTTTGTTGGACTTTGCAGATCAGTTGGCATCCCAGCAAGAGAAATTTTTGGTATCAGGGTTGGTCAGTCTAGATTTTCAGATCAAATGGGTAGCGCAAAAGATGGTGTGGCTAAAATTTCAGGCGGACAGCACTGCAGGGCTGAGTTTTACTTAAAAGGCTATGGTTGGATACCGGTTGATCCAGCAGATGTCACAAAGGTAAGACTGGGCGAGAAGCTAACAAATGACGACGCCAAGATCGTAGCTGTGAGAGATTATTGCTTTGGTAACTGGGAGATGTGCTGGATAGGCTTTAACTACGGCCGCGACTTTATCTTAAAGCCAACTCCAGAGCAAACCCCGCTAAACAACTTTGGCTATCCATACGCTGAAGTCGATGGCAACACACAAAATTATTATTCGCCAAAAGAATTTAGCTACGACTACGTCTCAATAGAGCTAAAATGA
- a CDS encoding DHH family phosphoesterase: MKIYHLSHTDLDGYGAQYITNFYFKDVKFLNSNYGREIDDKFAQILAEIDASNDSKNIILITDLNLSLAQCESFEEMIEGKNIKLFLLDHHQSGAECASSYPWYFLDSSRCATKITYDFFAGIFGKNKELEIFSDVVNAVDIWLKDDKNFEMGKVCLGLVANAKEINKVMFEAENNLYMDHILKEASKFFNEKNDYIGLDMQVHAIKKSFFKEDKDDTLSNLISNYVVKKLSENKEKFSINYKDHKGILTYNIGNVSVIGNDFLVVNPEFDFFIDVTNKKTLSFRANGKLDVSAMAKHLVGGGGHVNASGGLFANFKDGFSYEPIKAQIVDLITKKTQEEI; the protein is encoded by the coding sequence ATGAAAATTTATCACCTCTCACACACCGATCTTGACGGATACGGTGCTCAGTACATCACAAATTTTTACTTCAAAGATGTGAAATTTTTAAACTCAAACTACGGTAGAGAGATAGATGATAAATTTGCTCAAATTTTAGCTGAGATAGATGCTTCAAACGATAGTAAAAACATTATTTTGATCACTGATCTAAATTTAAGCCTAGCTCAGTGCGAGAGCTTTGAGGAGATGATAGAGGGTAAAAATATAAAGCTATTTTTGCTAGATCATCACCAAAGCGGTGCCGAGTGCGCAAGTAGCTATCCTTGGTATTTCTTGGATAGTTCAAGGTGTGCTACAAAGATCACTTACGACTTTTTTGCGGGCATCTTTGGTAAAAACAAAGAGCTTGAAATTTTTAGTGACGTCGTAAATGCCGTGGATATCTGGCTAAAAGATGATAAAAATTTCGAAATGGGCAAGGTCTGCTTAGGGCTTGTGGCAAATGCTAAAGAGATAAATAAGGTGATGTTTGAAGCCGAAAACAACCTCTATATGGATCACATCTTAAAAGAAGCGAGTAAATTTTTTAACGAGAAAAACGACTATATCGGGCTTGACATGCAGGTGCATGCTATTAAGAAGTCGTTTTTCAAAGAGGACAAAGACGACACGCTAAGCAATCTAATCTCAAACTACGTTGTAAAAAAACTTAGTGAAAATAAAGAGAAATTTAGTATAAACTATAAAGATCATAAAGGAATTTTGACCTACAATATTGGCAATGTTTCGGTTATCGGTAACGACTTTTTAGTGGTAAATCCTGAATTTGACTTCTTTATCGATGTGACAAATAAAAAAACGCTAAGCTTTCGCGCAAATGGCAAGCTTGACGTTAGCGCCATGGCAAAGCACCTAGTTGGCGGCGGCGGACACGTGAACGCAAGCGGCGGATTATTTGCAAATTTCAAAGATGGCTTTAGCTACGAGCCAATCAAAGCACAGATAGTAGATCTAATAACTAAAAAAACACAGGAGGAAATATGA